The following proteins are co-located in the Cyprinus carpio isolate SPL01 chromosome B19, ASM1834038v1, whole genome shotgun sequence genome:
- the gtf2h4 gene encoding general transcription factor IIH subunit 4: MKLRVQLQCKNLHEYLKELSPEILDSLYNHPATCLAVYRELPSLAKNYVMRMLFLDHPLPQAAVALWVKKDSQKDHDQCVSVLTGLRLWHSQHLQGGLQGFVLNPVFKDNLRVALLGGGKPWADEGSNLGPDRHARDVESLDRYAMERWEVILHFMVGSPSAAVSQDLAQLLIQAGLMKSEAGEAPCITSAGFQFLLLDTASQLWYFTLQYLKTAQSRGMDLVEILSFLFQLSFSTLGRDYSVEGMSESLLTFLQHLREFGLVFQRKRKSRRYYPTRLAITLAAGVTVNAASGSASTALGATPGTGDTGFIVVETNYRVYAYTNSELQIALVALFSEMLYRFPNVVVAQVTRESVQQAIANGITAQQIIHFLRTRAHPVMLKRTPILPPTIKDQIMLWELEKDRLQFTEGVLYNQFLSQADFEVLRDRAQGLGVLVWQNPAHRVMVVTPHGHSEVKRFWKRQKSHT, from the exons ATGAAGCTTCGAGTCCAGCTGCAGTGCAAGAACTTGCACGAGTATCTAAAGGAATTGAGTCCAGAGATCCTTGACAGTCTCTACAATCACCCAGCAACATGCCTGGCAGTCTACAG GGAACTTCCATCATTGGCAAAGAATTATGTGATGCGGATGCTGTTTTTAGATCATCCTCTCCCACAAGCAGCAGTCGCGCTGTGGGTTAAAAAAGACAGTCAAAA AGACCACGatcagtgtgtgtcagtgttaacCGGGCTACGGCTCTGGCACAGTCAGCACCTTCAAGGTGGACTCCAAGGCTTTGTGCTGAATCCTGTGTTTAAAGACAACCTGAGAGTAGCACTTCTAGGCGG TGGTAAACCGTGGGCAGATGAAGGCAGCAACCTGGGCCCCGATCGTCATGCGAGGGATGTAGAGAGTCTGGACCGCTATGCTATGGAGCGTTGGGAGGTCATCCTTCACTTCATGGTGGGCTCTCCCAGCGCAGCCGTGAGCCAGGATCTGGCCCAGCTCCTCATACAGGCCGGGCTCATGAAGAG cgAGGCTGGCGAGGCTCCTTGTATCACATCAGCAGGGTTTCAGTTCCTGCTGCTGGACACAGCATCTCAGCTGTGGTACTTCACCCTGCAGTACCTCAAAACAGCGCAG TCCAGAGGAATGGACCTGGTGGAgattctttcctttttgtttcaACTGAGTTTTTCCACTCTTGGTAGG GATTATTCTGTGGAGGGCATGAGTGAGTCTCTGCTCACATTTTTGCAGCATTTACGAGAGTTCGGTCTGGTTTTCCAAAGAAAG AGGAAGTCAAGGAGGTACTACCCTACCAGGTTGGCCATAACTCTAGCTGCAGGGGTCACAGTAAACGCTGCCTCTGGATCTGCTTCTACTGCACTCGGAGCCACACCAGGAACAGGAGACACAGGCTTCATCGTTGTAGAAACAAATTACCGTGTATATGCCTACACAA ACTCTGAACTCCAGATTGCACTAGTAGCTCTATTTAGTGAGATGCTGTATCGGTTTCCTAACGTGGTGGTTGCTCAGGTAACCAGAGAGTCGGTGCAGCAGGCCATCGCTAACGGCATAACTGCACAGCAG ATCATTCACTTCTTAAGGACCCGAGCACACCCAGTAATGCTTAAACGG ACCCCCATCCTTCCCCCAACCATCAAAGATCAGATCATGCTGTGGGAGCTCGAGAAAGATCGCTTACAGTTCACTGAGG GAGTCTTATACAACCAGTTTTTATCCCAGGCTGATTTTGAAGTGTTGCGGGACAGGGCTCAG GGTTTAGGTGTGCTGGTTTGGCAGAACCCCGCTCACAGGGTCATGGTGGTGACGCCACATGGACACAGCGAGGTTAAGAGATTCTGGAAGAGACAAAAGAGCCATACATaa